CGCAAAGAAGTTCCAATTCAACGTAAGCGCTGAGGAGAATTTGGTCGTGGACGAGAAGGTCCGCGAAGCCGGGAACGTTCCCACGCTTTAGATGGTCCACCCAGATGCTGGTGTCCGCCAAAACGAGATCAACGTTTCCGGCGGCCACGAACGATCTCTCGGGTGGAGGCAAGGGACTTGAGCGAGCCGCCCGCTTTGGCCAGGCTCTCGCGAAGCTTCAGACGAACGAAGGTCCGGAGACTCAACACTACGGCCTCGGTTTTTGTGCGGGCCTTGGATAGGTCCATCGCCTGCCGCAAAACATCCTCAGGAAGGATTAACGTGGTTCGCATATAAATCATTGTAGATTATATGCATTTGGACCGTCAACTCGTATGTATTCGACGAACGCGCTCAACACGGTGAAGATGGCGCTTCAACCCGGCATAAAACTCTTGACGAAACGCGTGGTTATATTATGGTGACCGCCGATTTGGAGGTTCACGACCGGATCAGATCTGAAAAGACGCCTCGAGGAGAGGCGTTTTTTTTAGGTGCGGATCCGAAGGGGAGAGACAGGAGAGCAAATGGCGGGTCCCCGGCGGTTTAATCTCGTAAACATCTTCATATACCTGCTCATAGGTGCTGGTTTTTACCTGTCCTTTCAATATGTTCCGGTTTTTTGGAAAAAACAGCAGCTCCAAGAGTTGATCAAAGAAGAGTCGTACGCCGCAAAGCGAAAGACTCCCGAACAAACCATCGAATCCATTGTGAATTCAGCTCAGCGTCAGCTGGCG
The sequence above is a segment of the Bdellovibrionota bacterium genome. Coding sequences within it:
- a CDS encoding type II toxin-antitoxin system VapB family antitoxin, producing the protein MRTTLILPEDVLRQAMDLSKARTKTEAVVLSLRTFVRLKLRESLAKAGGSLKSLASTREIVRGRRKR